In Paenibacillus sonchi, a single genomic region encodes these proteins:
- a CDS encoding helix-turn-helix transcriptional regulator, which yields MKGQPCVKPEVFLPLARSITAGVLQLHQLQTLHLDLRPERIGVRSIGQEAYLIDSGYALHRSDNGYVPTAGYSMSDTGLPYCSPENTGRMLRTVDERSDLYSIGVIFYELLAGHLPFLTEDPLEWVYMHLAQAPPPLAQKQSHLPDGLEAVVMRLLDKNPDNRYQNVGFLLADLDKIGRSQETIFMEPGFHGREYEISMLTQAFYSACFGSTEMVYVSGEAGIGKTSLMDEVFRKQQHTRNFFYVAGKFEQISKESPYHPIIQAFRGLMRHLLGEREEQSKLWRQKLQGTLGASANVISAIIPEVELILGSMPPAEELPANESKKRFIYVFRKFVQALASKEHPLVLFIDDLQWADSSSMQLIHALLCDPECQYLMFICAYRPNETDCSKLPGYELDGSVTDQAVIRHIHLSPLNLEQMNHIVMETLNSGKDTALSFTELLYPESGGNPFHFKQILLHLQDDGILEYNHGSQCWQWNLGQIIGQEPSYAINDLMEHRLRRLSSAAQELLQIAACAGSTFHPDLIARVAKQKTGEVNAEWAVIEAEGMILPYDTDKFRFAHDNIQKLIYSQMEDETKQAIHIRIGTTLQAAGDEEDLFDVVNHLNKGSGKNMDEAENLRLVQLNLDAGNRAKAASAYDVALVYFRKGVELLSEEAWNKTFGLCFELHAEQAECEYLCGNLKESDRQIDSLLRSARNPAERSRVQMIRIMQYINQGKYLEGTALGLESLREHHIIIPPDPGKFVLMIEAMRIEVLLRNRYDKLADLEEMSDHNRIAAMNLILAIIPSTFFTNKKIYFLLMCRAIQLSIKYGNTPVSAAVYSAYGMLLGSAWGKFDKGYALGKVGMELSERYNITSVKSKTYTMFGGVLCQFAGNALEGEGYLTKALRFGLESGDYVFASYAIGAHVNSLYTRAPLSEFARTIAEYMAVLDTTNDGFVKQNFYLYQQFILALQGRTAAPDSFSSAGIEEEEFLCRIQTEETSATTLFQYNTYKTQLCYLLGNYEDAIQWARRAESYKDYATHLPHLPECLFYESLAILAGSAQPWKEAGAHTRKRLLSHLDRFQKWAAWSPDNYRPRYELLQAEFARASGEFMRAEELYDKAIREAREQDDIQVTSLSGELAASHYWSRGNKKTAVFYLQLALEAYTGWGVQVKLAQLEKLMRRWQRDEDADTASESLQSPAEPDKARQAAETSASRNMPNAFENFDLAAILKTTQAITNQMDIDTVLAEIMNTIMKYAGASKGALLMGSNDGLYIQVYADSEAQVAPTPLELNDSSLLPEGIIRYVFRTQEDVHYSGDEDSWLIHNPYIAKHRPGSALCIPVTVHSNMLGILYLENRLASGVFAYERMAVLQAMASNGILMCMLQNSAEPSLPEPGLIEEPPLLSPIMEEPLTDRELEVLALLAAGLSNKEIADQLIIAIGTVKVHVKNIFAKLKVNRRTKAIVQAKELKLLDPSKDHYVRMR from the coding sequence ATGAAGGGACAGCCCTGCGTGAAACCGGAGGTGTTTCTCCCCCTTGCCAGGTCTATCACGGCAGGTGTCCTGCAGCTTCACCAGCTACAGACCCTTCATCTCGATTTGCGGCCGGAGCGGATCGGGGTTCGTTCCATTGGCCAAGAGGCTTATTTAATAGATTCAGGTTATGCGCTGCATCGCTCAGATAACGGTTACGTCCCTACGGCTGGCTATAGTATGTCTGACACGGGTTTACCCTATTGTTCACCTGAGAACACAGGCAGAATGCTGCGGACAGTAGATGAGCGAAGTGATCTATATTCTATCGGCGTTATTTTCTACGAATTATTGGCCGGACATCTGCCCTTTCTTACCGAAGATCCTCTGGAATGGGTGTATATGCACCTGGCACAAGCCCCTCCTCCACTTGCACAGAAACAGTCACATTTACCTGACGGCTTGGAGGCTGTTGTAATGAGGCTGCTCGACAAAAATCCGGACAACCGCTACCAGAATGTCGGTTTTTTACTGGCAGACTTGGACAAAATTGGACGTTCCCAAGAAACTATTTTCATGGAACCGGGGTTTCACGGAAGAGAATATGAGATTTCCATGCTGACCCAAGCCTTCTATTCTGCTTGCTTCGGATCAACAGAGATGGTCTACGTTTCGGGGGAAGCCGGAATCGGCAAAACGAGCCTCATGGACGAGGTTTTCCGCAAACAGCAGCATACCCGTAATTTTTTCTATGTCGCCGGAAAGTTCGAGCAAATATCTAAAGAAAGCCCCTATCATCCGATTATCCAAGCCTTTCGTGGATTGATGAGGCATTTGCTGGGAGAACGCGAGGAACAGTCCAAGCTATGGAGACAAAAGCTGCAGGGAACACTTGGGGCAAGCGCTAACGTAATTTCTGCGATTATCCCTGAAGTGGAGCTGATCCTCGGCTCAATGCCGCCTGCGGAGGAGCTTCCGGCCAATGAATCAAAGAAACGGTTCATCTATGTTTTCCGCAAATTTGTACAAGCTCTGGCCTCCAAAGAACATCCCCTCGTCCTGTTTATCGATGACTTGCAGTGGGCGGATTCTTCATCGATGCAGTTAATTCATGCGCTGCTGTGCGACCCGGAATGCCAATATTTGATGTTCATCTGCGCCTATCGCCCTAACGAAACAGACTGCAGCAAGCTGCCAGGATACGAGTTGGACGGGAGCGTTACCGACCAGGCAGTTATCCGCCATATTCATCTGTCACCGCTTAATCTTGAGCAAATGAACCATATTGTAATGGAGACGCTCAATAGCGGGAAGGATACTGCACTATCCTTTACGGAGCTGTTGTATCCTGAATCAGGCGGCAACCCGTTTCATTTCAAGCAAATATTGCTGCACCTTCAAGACGACGGTATCCTGGAATATAACCATGGGAGTCAATGCTGGCAATGGAATTTAGGACAGATTATCGGGCAGGAACCGAGCTATGCCATCAATGATTTGATGGAGCACAGGCTGCGGCGTCTCTCAAGCGCTGCGCAGGAGCTGCTCCAAATTGCGGCTTGCGCGGGAAGCACCTTCCACCCGGATTTGATAGCCCGCGTTGCTAAGCAGAAGACCGGGGAGGTCAATGCGGAATGGGCCGTGATTGAAGCCGAAGGCATGATTTTGCCATATGATACAGATAAGTTCCGTTTTGCCCACGATAATATCCAGAAACTGATTTACAGTCAGATGGAGGATGAGACGAAGCAGGCCATTCATATCCGAATAGGCACAACCTTGCAGGCTGCCGGGGATGAAGAGGACTTGTTTGATGTGGTCAACCATTTGAACAAAGGCTCCGGTAAAAACATGGATGAAGCGGAGAACCTTAGACTCGTACAATTAAATCTTGACGCGGGCAATCGTGCCAAGGCTGCTTCCGCCTACGATGTTGCGCTGGTTTATTTCAGAAAAGGGGTAGAACTGCTGTCCGAAGAAGCCTGGAACAAAACCTTCGGGCTCTGCTTCGAACTGCATGCGGAGCAAGCAGAATGTGAATATTTATGTGGAAATCTCAAGGAGTCTGACCGGCAAATCGATTCCCTGCTCAGGTCTGCGCGCAATCCGGCGGAGCGGAGCAGAGTTCAAATGATCCGGATTATGCAGTATATTAATCAAGGCAAATATTTGGAGGGCACTGCACTCGGTCTCGAAAGCCTGCGGGAGCATCATATCATCATTCCGCCCGATCCGGGAAAATTCGTACTGATGATAGAAGCGATGCGAATTGAGGTTCTTCTACGCAACCGGTACGATAAGCTCGCTGATTTGGAGGAAATGTCCGATCATAACCGGATAGCTGCAATGAATCTCATTCTTGCGATTATTCCCTCCACCTTCTTCACGAATAAAAAGATCTATTTCCTTCTGATGTGCAGAGCTATTCAATTATCCATTAAATATGGAAATACCCCTGTTTCCGCAGCAGTTTATTCAGCTTATGGCATGCTTTTGGGAAGTGCATGGGGCAAATTCGATAAGGGCTACGCCCTTGGCAAGGTCGGCATGGAGCTTTCAGAGCGTTATAATATCACTTCAGTTAAAAGCAAAACCTATACTATGTTCGGCGGAGTACTCTGCCAATTTGCCGGAAATGCACTCGAAGGTGAGGGATACCTGACCAAGGCGCTTCGCTTTGGCCTGGAATCGGGAGACTATGTGTTTGCCAGCTATGCAATTGGTGCGCATGTTAATTCGCTCTATACCAGAGCACCGTTAAGTGAATTTGCAAGAACCATAGCCGAATATATGGCGGTCCTTGATACTACAAATGACGGGTTCGTGAAGCAAAACTTCTATCTGTATCAACAATTTATTCTTGCCCTTCAAGGGAGGACGGCTGCGCCAGACTCCTTCAGCAGCGCTGGTATTGAGGAGGAAGAGTTTCTCTGCCGGATTCAGACTGAGGAGACCTCAGCCACCACCTTATTTCAATACAACACTTATAAAACCCAGCTTTGTTACTTGCTCGGTAATTATGAGGATGCCATTCAATGGGCGCGGCGGGCGGAATCCTATAAAGACTACGCGACACATTTGCCGCATTTGCCGGAATGCCTTTTCTATGAGTCGCTCGCCATATTGGCCGGTTCTGCACAGCCATGGAAAGAGGCCGGGGCTCATACCAGGAAGCGTCTCCTAAGCCATCTCGACCGTTTCCAAAAATGGGCGGCATGGAGCCCGGATAATTACCGGCCCAGATACGAGCTCCTTCAAGCCGAATTTGCCCGTGCTTCCGGCGAATTCATGAGAGCTGAAGAATTGTATGACAAAGCCATTCGTGAAGCCAGGGAGCAAGATGATATACAGGTGACCAGCCTATCGGGCGAGCTTGCCGCCAGCCACTACTGGAGTCGCGGTAATAAAAAAACGGCTGTATTTTATTTGCAATTGGCCCTGGAGGCATATACCGGGTGGGGCGTACAAGTGAAGCTCGCGCAGTTAGAAAAGCTTATGCGGCGCTGGCAGCGGGATGAGGATGCCGATACAGCATCCGAAAGCCTGCAGAGCCCGGCAGAGCCTGACAAAGCACGGCAAGCGGCAGAAACATCCGCCTCTCGTAATATGCCAAATGCCTTTGAAAACTTTGATCTTGCGGCGATCCTCAAAACCACCCAGGCGATAACCAATCAGATGGACATCGATACGGTGCTTGCAGAGATCATGAATACCATAATGAAGTACGCCGGTGCCAGCAAGGGTGCTCTGCTGATGGGCAGTAATGATGGACTCTATATACAGGTATATGCTGATTCTGAAGCGCAGGTTGCCCCCACACCATTAGAGTTGAATGACAGCTCTCTCTTGCCTGAGGGCATTATCAGATATGTTTTTCGTACGCAGGAGGATGTCCATTATTCCGGGGACGAGGACAGCTGGCTTATTCATAACCCGTATATTGCGAAGCATCGCCCCGGGTCCGCGCTCTGCATACCGGTAACCGTTCATAGTAATATGCTCGGGATTCTTTATCTCGAAAACAGGCTGGCAAGCGGTGTGTTCGCGTACGAGCGGATGGCTGTTCTTCAGGCTATGGCTTCAAACGGAATATTGATGTGCATGCTGCAAAACTCGGCTGAGCCATCCCTCCCGGAGCCGGGGCTAATCGAAGAACCCCCGCTATTGTCCCCTATAATGGAAGAGCCGCTCACAGATCGTGAGCTTGAGGTCCTCGCCTTACTGGCGGCAGGATTATCGAATAAGGAAATTGCCGATCAACTGATTATCGCCATAGGCACAGTAAAGGTGCATGTCAAAAACATCTTTGCCAAACTAAAAGTCAACCGGCGCACCAAAGCAATCGTTCAGGCCAAGGAGCTTAAGCTGCTCGATCCGTCCAAGGATCATTACGTCCGGATGCGATAG